The Gossypium hirsutum isolate 1008001.06 chromosome D07, Gossypium_hirsutum_v2.1, whole genome shotgun sequence genome includes the window TAGTCACTCATGCCTTTTGGTATGAAACTTGGTATTGGAACTGTTTTTGCATTTTGGCAATTAACACCGATACAAGAATAGTGGACATGTCTTTAACCATTGACAAGATGCAGTTGCATTTGGTTTTTGAATGACAATCCACATATAGtccattctattttttttttttgaactttatgaactcttttataattcttttgaattttgatttttttataattttaaaattatttgttggcAAGTCATATAAGATAAATAGTAATACGTGAGCATGAAGTATATATAGACTGCCACAATGGTTGCCATGCCAACATCGCTAAAAACTTAATATTTTAGTTAACATTTccgtttaaaaaaatattttgactcttttttgaaatgttaatggtcaaatttaactcaaaaaataaaaatgataagagatgtaattcttaaaaattaaatttaacattatggCTAAAAAGTTGgattaacttttttcttttttacattcaCAGCTAGATTTGtgcaaattattaattttatttataaaataagataaattacATTAGGGTTCATCCAatgattaaaatctaaaaaatgtcGCCCACAAATGCAACAAAGTAAATTGGATCGCCGTTGATTTAGCCATTGGCATATTTCCCTAAATAAACCCCAACCTTGTGGAATAGTGTCCAGCATTATCATCATTCAAGGGGACACCCAACATCTTAATCATTAGCTGACCACTATTTTAGTTCAGACCATATTTTAAATAGGATAAATTGCACttaaggtcattaaattattagtaagtttatattttagtcacttaacttcaaaaagttacaaaatggtgaTTGATTTGttcaaagttttcatttaagtcaccgaATTGTTAAAATCGTTGATGTATGGCCTTCTCCGTTTGCACCACCTGCATCAATCGAAAGCTCTCATTCCTCTTCTATTTTACAGTccactttttttttgtaaaacaacTTTGAACTTCATGAATTtgcaaaccaaaatccaaaccgCTTTATTCTCCGATCTCTAATATTAACTGTCAGATCGACTTGGACCTAAAGTATGTTATTCTACTCGTTGATGGGTACTAATCCACCATAATGATCATTGAATCGTTGCTTGGAACTTTTTAACCggacttaaaaaaaaacttaacaatcaagtgacttaaaaaaaaaaaactttcggaCATTGAACGTAGCTTTAcccctaaataataaaattataattttaaaaaaacattttataactttttgaagttaggtgatcaaaaaataaactaaataataatttagCGACATTGAACGTAGCTTAcccctaaataataaaattataattttttttaaaaatattttaaactgtGAAACGTGTGAACATTTTGGACTAAGGGTTGGGATGGGCAGTGGGGTGCGATGCAgtgtgtttattttattttttgtctcacgctacagtatcgctacaatatctaatctcaccgccaccactaTTTTACTAATCGCAAGAAAAcgtaccgcccatccaaactcaccctaaatttaatttggacacataaatattatagaaAAACCTATCCTAATATTATATTTGCATTTGATCATTTTAAATTAACATGACTAAAATAATTAACACATTGAAATAATCGCAATATACATACATGATTGTAAGAtttacttggtttttttttttaaataacacatgaGGTTTATTTGTTCTATATTGTCATGTTTCACATGCTATGTTAGTAAGATGGTTAATACCATATTGGTGAGCAAGTTGTTTTTTTGCTAAATTTGGTATGTATAGGTATTAGTTTGATTTGgtatattgttttaaatttattgatattttaaaaaaaatatttttttgatataatacttaGAATTAACCATAATCTTTCACAAACTCTTAAAAGGAGGATGAACACGTTTCAGCACGCTTGAATTTACGTTttcttgtattaaaaaaatataaaaaaaattcatcaattatataaaatacagATCGATAAGCATTATAAATAAAATCCATCATTCATCAaatctaaaataaacaaaaaaaaaaatcatctcgtacattaaacaacaaaattattCCTTATTAAACATATAGAATTCCTTTGATAAacttcataattttaattttaatgattaaaattaaaagttaaagttTTTACTATTTATTACTATAAACAGTAAAAAAGTTTTCAATATTATTCATGCATCGGTTAATATATGCAATTgaaattagataaaataaattattgcgatCAATATGAGTATGCAAAATTGATTACATTACCTATTAAACTTTCAACCTTGTATTATTTCTCAAATCAACTTGTAAGAAATTGTAAGTTTTTGAAAATCGAATTTTACGATTTTGTTGACGAAACAACTCTCACAAGTTAAAAGATATCGTAAATGTGtggtcaaattttaattaatatggtCTACAtattctaaaaaagaaaaaggaaaaaacctAATGTGGTCTACATAAATGAAGGTCCATTTTTGGAGTAAAATTAAGGTATTTCCATCTCCATTTTACGGTATATGAAGAttaatctttttgaggaagggcaaagttagaaaatttttggaGGGGTCAGATTTGAAGTATAAATTTTTTagagagttaaaatgtaatttcgtcatcacattaatataaaattttacaattttcaaaaaattaaactaTGAACTTTTTGTTTTTGGAGAggacataatttaattttaaaatttaagaaggatcgaaatataattttatcattaaattaacttaaaattttgtaaatactCAAGAGACTAAAGgaggaaattttcatttttaaggggTCAAGGCTTTTGTCTATACCTTCCTCTAGCTTCAGCCCTCTTTTCTCTCAAAACTCATGATTATCTTTCTAAATATTGTTATcttcaaaattcaaatctaaatcCTCTTTTAAGTTAATACTTATGAATTGAAACCCCACTTTTTTTacttaaggaaaaaaaataaaaccaaacatCTAAAAAGGAGGTTAAGAAAAAGAAGATTCCCACACAATTTTAAAAtgcaaaagaagggaaaaaacaACAATAGGAAAAGTATATTGAAAAGTATATTGCCAAGTAGGATGACAATGGGATTTCTTGGTTTGCTTTTATGCTATTTCTTTAACCCTACATCAGTTGACAAAATGAGAGCATCTTACATGACTTTTCCCATGAAACTGGCTTTTAGATTTCAATGTCTCTAAAATGTGTTTGTCAAACACTAATTGTGCatcaaattgttaaaaaaaaaattatcacccATATTATTAATTCAATATTCTTTTTATGTAGAAGTTGTGGCTTATTGGTTAATTATTCATCTTCTTAAGGAAAAAattatttgagtttaaatcattaTTGtataaaagagagagagagatgaaaaAATAACTCAACCCTTTTCCATTTTTTAAGTTGGATGGAAAAACACATTTTTTCATGATAAAAGTCAAATGCTCTCCATTGCGTATATATCGAAAAACACTTGATTTTCTCACCGcaataaaaaatctttaaaatcaattttttattaaaattcttgagttaaaatttaaataaatattattcgaATTAGAATTGGAGTAAAAAGAAGTGATGAAATTATTAATTCTGGATTCGAGCTTGTTGGCTTTCTTTTCAGCATTGAAAATGATGGTGTCAAAATTTCCTTTGATAACATGTGAAGATAAACTCATGCCTAACTATTGAAAAGATGATTAAAAGTATTTTGGGTTTCACATAACTAAACTTAATATCCATtctatatttaaaattcaaatacatatattaaaatgtAGATATTAAATACGAATACTTTTTACATCACTACAACCCTCTCATACTACCCATCATAAGAAGATTACTCCATAAAACTCTCCTAAAACCAAGGAGATGATGATATGATAGGCTCATCATAACAACTCACTTTCATATACTAAAGGCAatagggatatatatatatgaatcaaagAATTTTTCAACTCCTTTTTTCTACTGAAAAAATCTAAAGTTTTTCAATACCTGATGATGGGTATCCATTGTTTCCCTCAGCTCatcttctctctttctcttgGGTGTAGCTAAAGCTATAGAAGATATAGCTTTTGCTGATAAAACTTTCTTCACTAGCAGCTTCCACTTCGCATCATCACCCATTTTTTGTTGTTGCGCTTTCACTTTGAATTGCCTGTCAATATATTGTTTTTACAAAGTGATCAGTGGTGGTTTTTTTATGGTAATACTGTGTGCAAGTGAAGATAAAAGATGGGACCTTTTGAACTGTTTGGCCTATTAGTCTAGGGCATTCACCCATAATTGCATTGTGGAATTGAGCAGTAGGAATTACGTGTTAGTAGCACAtgtatgtgatatttatgtactTGGTAAAAAAATATCAGGCTCTTGTATTAAGAGTatctcttttattaaaaaatagataaattagttattatacgttagatcaaaaaataaattaattatttatgttaaaatttttatcaatttatacttttaaaaacTAACATGACTGACAAAAAAATTAGGCAATAACATGTGTTATGCCACACGTATCTTATATTGATATATAGAGATTAATTTTAACagtataaaatgaaattttaacaaaaaaatcagtttactttttaatctaacatacagaaattaatttacttattttttttaacaatatgaCTACTAATATAAACAACTACATAAAATTTTTACTTGATGTACTCCTATCAATACTGTATGAGTTGTAAAAAGAAATGGAACCTTTTAAGACCCACCGTAGCAGGTAGGttgatattttttcttttatgttagaGCATGAAATGAAGGTGACTACCAAAAAAGATGGAATCTTTTAAGACCCACCATAGAACATAGGTTGATATTTTTCTATGTTAAAAGCATGAAATGACGGTGTGACTAGGTGAGGCTTATCTACTGTTTTTTTTCTGACAAGATTAAAAGAAGTTGGCAATAACcattttcaaagataattatatttGCCAGTTGTATGATTTTGACAAATTGTACTATCCCCATCTTAGCAATAAAATCTCTAGTTTTAGTCACCAAGCACAAGATTTTGCAACTTAAATGCCATAATTTTTGGGGATTGGATATTTTGTTTGTGCctgaaatttgtaaaaaatatcaAGCTATAATTGAGTTATAAATATCGAAGGCAATCATTAAAAAGGTGATAGGGACAAGCCAACTCCGAGTTGGCCATAAACACATTTTCATGGAGGATGAAAAGCCAagtagaaaacaaaaacaaaacgcAAATGCTAAACTTCAAAACGTAATCGAACAAGTAGAATCTTAAAACTTGCCCAGTAAGTTAATTTAACCCGATCGATTGAAGTTTAGTTTAATTGACATTATTAATAATTAGGAGTATATGAATTTAAGTAtgtttaaacatatttttctataatttaagGGTTGAAGAAAGTTATGAGTAAAAGTAAAtcttacatataaaaataaataaatacactaATAATTTAATCCTacatgtttacatattttgttaatttaatctGTTTTTTATAGCTAAATTTGACCCTCAACATATAAGACTTATCTCAACACAAAATGCATATGGATTGTCACGCGGGTTACCACaccaacattattaaaaaaaatagtggtTTAATCaacatttttgataaaaaaaattttaaacttttttaaaaggttaatgatcaattttaaattaaaaaaaaataatgaccaaaataataaaaaatataaatattgagggctgaatttatcattatactaaaaataaattaattaacctaACCACCAAATCAGATAAAGAGTTTTATATGGCACATGCAAAATGCCATGGCCCCTAGCCAGGCAGGTGGCCTctcgaaattcaaaaaagaagTTTTAATTTCACCAACCAAAGACAAATGActtatcaataaaataaattatgaagtaaCAAATGATGACGAGATTAAATTTTTTACCTGCAAAGTGGAACCCTGCAAGAATCTGGCTGATCACAAATGGAAGAATGGAGTCGAAGAAGCTGCCACATTCGATTGCAGCGAGAGCACCCTCCACCATTAACCCTTGTCTTGCACAAAGCGAAATGCTTTATCAACAGCTGAACACCATGGCAGGTCGCGTATTTGTTGCAGGGACTCGGTTTCTTTGCCGGTTTCACGTCGTACGGCCCCACAATTGTGCACCCTTCCGTGCATATGTGTTGTAAACACACCATTGCCTCGCTTAGCTGTAAATACAAGTTCTGTTCTTTCATGTGCCGTCTCATTCTCCTTTTTCTCTGCGGAATTATGTCGAACACTAAAAACTCAAAACCcattttaacaaaataacaaaatgacGATCATTATCGACTTTAATAACATTTCTGGGTGATTTTTTAGTGATTTACCTTTTCATCTTCATCGATGAATTGGAGAATCTCGAGTTCAAGCCAAGGATCATGGTCCTGCATGAAATTCCAAGCTTCGGTTTGCTCGACGGACTTGAAATGGGCGGCGATGTATTTCATGCACTTGATGTAAAGATCGGGAGCGTCGCAGAGCCTAGCGAGTTGGAGGACGTCCACCGCGTTCTCCACCGTCAACCGTTGACTAACTCCCTTGCTGCATCTCTGTTTCAGCTGTGGGACCGAGTAAACGTGCGACAATACTAGCAAATGAATCCCGTATTTCGAAATTTCCTCTTCCTTGCACctattgcaaaaataaaaataaaaaatcagtgAAATGAATTCGGTCAATTCAACTTCggcaagaaaaaaattaaaaacctgaAACGTAAACGAAACCGCATCCTcaaattttggagaaatattaGAAAATTCCATAGCCGAGCATAAGTAGCCACGTGGAACCTTCTTAGaactaataattttataatatataaaattttaggtaaaaatatcaTCAAAGCTAAAGTATTATGTGTTAAAAgctcaaataaattaatttttatatattagattaaagaatactattaaaattttatttatttttattattaaaaattaaaataactaacaAATAATTAAACGGTgtataatttctcaaattttatttaaaagataaaaacatcctcgttttaattttttttactttgtgtacggaaaatattttaataatgtcttaaagaaaaggatgaaataaAGGACGTATAATTTTACTAATTAGATTCAAAGGTGATTTTTAACCGTTAGATTATATATCACGtggaaaacaaagaaagaaatgaaCGGCGAAGATGATCGAACAAACACACACTGTGGAACACCACCAAATGTTTAAAAGGAAACCAACCTGGAAGAATAGAGGTAATCAACAAAAGCCGAAACGGCGTCGCATGGAACTCCGAGAATCGGAATGACTCGTTCAGAGCTCCGGTGCTTACGTGGTTGTTCGATTATATTTTCCAGCACCGGCGACGCCATTgcctaatatataatttttttgtaaaaaaaatcagatcaaaaaaaaaaaactttcaaatctAAAAGGCTCTTAAAACAAGTTGAGAGAGAGTTTGTGATTTACCAATATGCTGGAGTGAGCGGGGATTCGGAAGCCGCCGGAGGTAAGGATATGGATATCAGGTTCCGGTAATTCGGAGGCGGAGGAGGAGATTGAGTTGCAATTGCTGTGTTCCATTGAAGGAGGAATATTAAAGAAAAAGGTGAGCGTTGTTTGGCGATTGATGTCCAAAGAGGTTGGCTGAGGCTTGAATTATATAGGCAGCCAAAAGAGCTGACAGAAAAAAAGGAGACAGTGAATCATCCGACGTGTCATCATGCATGACGAAAAATATTATGGCTCACTGTTCCCACGCGCTTCATCATTTTACTTTTTTCCTTATTTTGAGAAAGGGTAAATACATATTTTGATACCTCAACTTGATTTAtagttcaatttggtacctacgcttttttttgtccaattagATACCTAAACTTGGCTTTAAGGTTCAATTTGGCACCTAAAATTGGCTTCATAGTTCAAATTAGTTgaaataagtaatttaatgtaAGTATTAAATTGGGGAAAAAAAAGGCAAGTTCAAGTGAATGATtaaacagcaaaaaaaaaaaaaaacttaagtatCAAATTCAACCTTTTGCCTTCAtagttcaatttggtacctaagccTTCTTTTTTTGTCCAATTAGATACCCAAACTTGGCCCTAAGGTTCAATTTGGTACTCAAGTTTTGTCTAATAGGTACCTAAACTTTTTGGTCTGATTAGGTACTTGAATTTAGCATTTTGGTTCAAATTGGTATTTGAATTTTGCTTCATAGTTCAACTTAGTAAAAAAAAGCTATTTACTGTAAGTATTAATATGGAAAAAAAAGGCTAAATTTAAgtacctaattaaataaaaataaccttAAGTATTAAAAATAACCTTTTAAGTCGAGATGTATATTTACCCTTTGAGAAAAGAAATGTTTTAAAggaaattaagatttaattaaattaattgttatggaattgtaaaaaaaaatcaatagttATATTTCAAATGAGATTGGATTCGAGTAGATGGGATTTGGGTTTGGTCTATTGTTTGCTTCAAGCAATGGATTGTTTTTTTAATACCTTTTTAAGATTAATTGACATAtgatttacattattattattataatataaattgattaattaattttttaatgattaacTTTGACACAAGACCAAAGGTTAAAGGTTGAGTTAAACTTTGAACTCCAATTGAAATTCAACTTCCAttcaaaataacaataaaaaatttggatttggattaAGCTTGATTAACTAAGTTTGTGTAAGCTTAGTCTTATCGTGAAATTCAgattcaaattcaattatttaaatttgagtttaatttaagatttttaatactaattcaaaataaaaagaaggattcaattttaaattttgaaagagaTAATTACGAATCCTggacataaaatataattttttaatcatgaattattgaattaaactatgttgaatttcaaataaaaagttaatGTCAAACTCAAATGATTTAAGAGTAGAAATATTTCATTTGTATGGGTAATTGGACAAGAGTAGGGACGATAATGATGTGTGAGTTTagatatttgtaaatatatatcttttataatgataatttaaaatttaatgtctattttttttatattgcttagtaattttttagttaaatcttacttttaatcttttaaaaagagtAGAATTGatgttttttaaatgaaaatattgactgaaatttttaaaattttaaacatgattgCCCGCATGGTAATCCACAAATACTttacacttttttttaaatatttttatgattttcaaattATTTGTTGATAAGATATTATTTAATGTaacatataagataaatagtgtCATGTCAATATTAAGTACATATGGATTGTAACatataacatataacatataaCATTGTTTAAAAAATTACGGTCTTAGTTAGCactttttgaaatattaatggtcaaatttagcttaaaaaaatgagggtcaaattgtaaaaaaaaatataaacattaagaactaaatttatcataatgtattttcttttttagattttagataTCATGAATTCAGACATATTCGTTTATTATTTATAATAGATTTGAAGAAATACATTAACCCTCTTATATCCATTAATCAAATTTAGACATTTAAATTCATTATccatcttaatttttaattttttttatttcaaatatttttttatcttacaTTTAATGCTCAAATATCCATTATCCAAATCCTTTTTCTTTCACAGATAACCGAATAGATAATCGATaacaaattcatatttaaatatttaaattcattttttattactttaaaattttactttaattttttattggatttgttACATTCAAATATGTAACATATACATATTCAATGGATAATCCAATGAAGTTATATTCAAATCTGATTAATAAATGGGTTAAATATAAATTCAGTACTGAATTTATCCACTTCTCTCAGATtggtacatatatttttttttgttctagaTTGGTCCTCgaactttttttttcatccaCTAGTTTTGTAGCTAAGCCTAACGACGTTAAGattttgctgacgtggcaacacTAGCCACTCACATGCCGCCACATGTTGCACTCCCAAGACCCTTTTGATCGGCCTTTCATTTTTTTGACCGgattgttttaaatattattacttaataatCGGGTACCAATCTGGGACAAAAAAATCATAGGTACCAACCTGCAAAAACTGAACAAATTCaggtactaattttatattttaagaattcaactttttaaattaaattttaggaattaatttttcaaaaaaagtattGAACATGTTAAGCTAACAAATAAGGTTTCCAAAATTAAACCGGTGTTTGAATTACTCAagtttttagttttcaatttaacTACTTCGaccaatttgattaaataaaattttaaaaaaatatttttaaaaaaagaaaatcgaTTCAACTACTAGTTCAATTGTCTTTTTTATCTCGATTCAATTGATTCGTACTACTTCACGAGTCAACTAATCTAATCCCTTTAATCATACCAACACCTCATCGATTTTCAGTCTAATCGATTTGACTAATGTTTTTAGAATTAAATCACTAATCGAACCAATCATGTCATTTGCGGGTCTAAttgattcaattaaaattttttaaaataaaaatatattaaaaataaaagtagtatTAAATCAATTCAATCACCAATTCAACTAAACCGGTATCTCATTTGATTTCTAGTCCAATTGACTAATCCGATTCAAATATGATTAGATTCGGCCCACCAATCTACATCCGATTTAAACCGTCAACATTGCTAACAAGGGTATACTTCTAAAATGCGCGTGGGAAAATCCAGAGTTATACTGAAATTAATTCGTATATTTTCacttttaaccctttttttattatttttaattttacttttcatCCTTTTAAATATCTAATTTTTCCTGAACAGCCTTTTTCTAAGCTGACCTGGAAAGGATAAAACGACGACGACACGACAGGCGGTTTCAGAAAAGCCAGTTTTGTAATAAAACGACTTTTGGCAACCCGAAGAGTTCCCCCTCAGTTTGACGTGGCACTTGTTGTAATCCAGTCACCTGTTCTATCTTTTCCACTCGATCTATAAATGGCAACTAGGCTAGATTTAAACCTGTCGATTTATCATCCGCTAGAGTATATTGTCCTACGTGTAAGAATACAATGCAATGGTGGTCCAAATAACCAACCATTATTAAACACGTGTGAATCAAGGTTTGACCTCGAAGAAGTTTTTGAGACATTCATTAATTGGCGGAGACAGATGCTTGTTGACCAATTAAAATTTGTCTGAAACCGACACcgttttttttaaaggaaagcAGGCTATGGTGTGCTCCGCGGTAGCATATAATAATGCCTCGAAAGGATATGGTTAaggttattttattaataaatttaatttttttattgaagaatTAAGTTATGTTTGTTGATAGATCAACTGGTTATggataatattaaattaaattaataattgatactaatttcatattttttctgaaataccaatttcataattattagcTTTAGCAAATCATGGAATTGTATCTGTTacaattaattatttagtttaaggctttttaataattttttttatttttgccccCTCCAAAAATAgtaactcaatttaataatttaataattatttttaatttaaattttttagtttttcatgtaatattatttttagtcacGAGAACTACCTGTCAAATTTTCATTGATTGATTTAGCAATTCATTTATGGTGTTAACATCAAGTACCATAATAAAATACACACGTATATAGTTTAGATGTAACATTGAACATTTTCAAAATCTAGATACCACATTGaacattttacaaaaatatatataccgtaataaaatacatattgatAATTCAAGTACcacattggacattttatgaAAATACATATACCAAATATGACATTATTTATCAAGTAACCTTATCCATATTAAAAAAGATTCTTGAAAAGATCAACTCTCGTCCTCCCATTACTTCTCTACACCAATTCACTAAAATAAAGTTTTATCATGCCTGATCACATTAAATTAACTCCAACATCTTATAATCAAACTATTTGTGAAACCCAAGTGGTCGATTGTTTACTCAAATGGGCTCACACTAATCTCCTAATACTATATAAAATGCTATCATATTCATCAAAGAGAGCAAAGAGAGTTCACTCCGACAAAAACTATGCCTATACTTGGTCAGGCACTTGatggttttttacaaaaatattataaaaaaataaaaatttatcaaaatattataacttttttttatttaccaaaaaatatataatttttttatttaccaaaatattaaaaaagaaacaaaaaaacctgcaaaaaaaaTTTGACCGATGTGACGGCACCTTGGTCACGCCAATgagattggcggcaccaaaggtgccaaaaccattggcggcaccaatggtgccaatacCATTGGCGGCACCACTTAATAATAGGGGGGTCGGTGGTGGGGGGGCagaaggagagggaaagaaagaaagaaagaaggaaagaaagaaaggagaggaaagaaaaaaaaagaaggaaagaaaaggaaaggagaagagaaaaaaagaaagaaagaagaagaagaaaaggaaaagagaagaaaaaagaaagaaagaaggaaagaaaaggaaaggagaagagaaaaaaaaagaagaagaagagggaaggaaggaagggaaaaaaaagaaaaaaaagtaattttatttataaatttaatttttttgtaatatttgtgtaattaaaatttatgttatgtatattatagttattttattattttatttagcatatatattttatgaaatatatttagaaTGAAAAAATAATGGTATGTACATTCTAGGTTGATTagggattttttttatgaaatttacttaagaatttgaaattaaaattttaagaaaatagcattaaaagtaAAATGACAAAGAAGTATGTTTAAGCaaaacataaaatacgaaaagaaaaaacgggaattgtatatttatcgaaaataataaaatgcagaaaa containing:
- the LOC121219337 gene encoding BTB/POZ and TAZ domain-containing protein 1: MEHSNCNSISSSASELPEPDIHILTSGGFRIPAHSSILAMASPVLENIIEQPRKHRSSERVIPILGVPCDAVSAFVDYLYSSRCKEEEISKYGIHLLVLSHVYSVPQLKQRCSKGVSQRLTVENAVDVLQLARLCDAPDLYIKCMKYIAAHFKSVEQTEAWNFMQDHDPWLELEILQFIDEDEKRKRRMRRHMKEQNLYLQLSEAMVCLQHICTEGCTIVGPYDVKPAKKPSPCNKYATCHGVQLLIKHFALCKTRVNGGGCSRCNRMWQLLRLHSSICDQPDSCRVPLCRQFKVKAQQQKMGDDAKWKLLVKKVLSAKAISSIALATPKRKREDELRETMDTHHQVLKNFRFFQ